In Runella sp. SP2, the genomic window GGTTGTACTGCAAGCCACTTTCGGTACGAATCAAGGATTTTGGGTACTGATGGTGCCCTATCAACCAGTGCAAGACGTGCTGCCTCACCCACTCTTCGGGCGTGATAAGCAGGTACTTACGCCGAATTACGTCGAAGATATGAGGTTTTCCCGCAATTTTCGTAACTTTGTAATCAAAGGGGGGCAAATTTAGCTCAACCATACAGAGGAGGATTTGTAAGGGCATCTTACAAATCTTTTTTTTAACCTATTCTCCCCAAAAATCAACACAAAACCAATGAAAAGCAAAGAAGAAATCGTAGAAAATTGGCTCCCACGCTACACAGGAACTCCGCTGGAGGTCTTCGGAGAATACATTTTGTTGACCAACTTCATCAATTACGTACAAATGTTTGCCGATAAGTACGGGGTCGAAGTGTATGGTCGCGACCGTGCCATGCAAACCGCAACTGCCGATAACATCACCATCATTAACTTTGGGATGGGCAGCGCCATGGCGGCCACGGTGATGGATTTATTGTCGGCCATCAATCCCAAGGCAGTGCTGTTTTTGGGAAAATGTGGTGGATTGAAAAAAACGCAAATCGGGGACTTGGTACTTCCGATTGCGGCCATTCGCGGCGAAGGAACAAGCAACGATTACATGCGACCAGAGATTCCTGCGTTGCCCTCTTTTCGTTTGCAACGGGCCGTGTCGTCCATGATTAAAAAGCACGAGTTAGATTACTGGACAGGTACGGTCTATACCACCAACCGCCGAATTTGGGAACACGACGAGACATTTAAAGAATACCTTCGCGAAATCAGAGCGATGGCGATTGACATGGAAACGGCGACCATATTTACCGTTGGGTTTGTCAACCAAATCCCCCATGGCGCATTGTTGTTGGTTTCTGATAACCCACTGGTGCCAGAAGGGGTAAAAACCGAAGAGAGTGACAAAAAAGTAACTTCTCAGTTTGTAAACCGTCACCTACAGCTTGGCATCGACTCCTTGGTGGAACTAGCCAGTTCAGGCGAATCGGTCAAGCACTTACGTTTTGAATAAGTGCTTGCGCGTGGTTAGTTCTTAACAATTAGCCGTTACGTAGTTGGGCAAAAGTTTTTGGGTTTTATTATTTTGGCTGTATGCGACCTAAAAAATTTTACTCTACTCAGCTACAATTGCCATAAATAAAAGGAAGTGAGATTTTTGTAGCGACCAAACTGCAAAAAACTCCACTTCCCATGATCCAACGGCTCACCGACGAAATTATGAGCGTTTTATCAGCGTACAAAACAAATCAAATACTTAAAAACCAAATTGGTTACATAAAACCAATCTACGACCTACTCCCTGCTAAAGGCAGATAAAACGGAGAGAAATCCACTATGGAGACAAACAAAGACCTAAAATCAATTGGGAATATTGAGTTGGTTTTTCTAAAACCAGAAGATTACCAAGAGATTAAAGAAATGATGATTGAGACCTATTCCAGTATGCCTAATGCCTACTGGAAAGAACATCACATCAAAACCTTGATCACTATTTTTCACGAGGGGCAAGTGGGCATCAGAGTAGATAATGAGTTGGCTGGGTGTGCCTTATCCATAATTGTTGACTACGAAAAAGTTGACTCTAAACATACATACAAAGCAATCACGGGAAATTACAGCTTTAAGACCCATACCAACGAAGGAGATGTTTTGTACGGAATCGACGTATTTATAAAACCAAAGTTTCGGGGCCTGCGATTGGGAAGGCGTTTGTATGATTACCGAAAAGAGCTTTGTGAAAAATTAAACCTTAAAGGAATAGTGTTTGGAGGCCGAATTCCTAATTATCATAACTATTCCGCTGCCATTTCTCCTAAAGAGTATATTGATAAGGTGCGAAACAAGGAAATACACGACCCTGTGTTGAATTTTCAATTGTCGAACGACTTTCACCCTGCCCGCATCCTGCAAGGGTATTTGGAAGGCGATAAAGACTCCAACGAATATGCCGTACTGCTGGAGTGGGATAATGTTTACTACGAGAAAATCACTGATCAGGCGGCCTTTAAAAAGTCAATTATCCGATTAGGCCTGATACAATGGCAAATGAGGTTATACAATAACTTTGAGGAACTTATGCAGCAGGCTGAATACTTTGTGGATGCCGTATCGGGCTACAGGTCTGATTTTGCCCTGTTTCCTGAGTTCTTCAATGCCCCTTTGATGTCTGATTATAATCATCTCTCCGAACCAAAAGCCATCAGAAAGTTAGCCGAATATACGGAGCGCATTGTGAATCGCTTTTCTGAACTTGCCATCTCCTACAATATCAACATCATTACCGGCAGTATGCCGGAGGTCGTTGATAATCATCTGTACAATGTGGGGTATTTATGCAAAAGAGACGGGGGAATTGAGCGATTCGAAAAATTGCACGTAACCCCCGATGAAGCAAAGATATGGGGCATGCAGGGCGGCAACACCATCAAAACCTTTGATACCGATTGCGGAAAAATAGGCATCCTTATTTGCTATGATGTGGAATTTCCCGAGTTAAGCCGCATTTTAGCTGAGGAAGGAATGCATATTCTATTTGTGCCCTTTCTGACCGACACTCAAAACGGATATTCAAGGGTGAGAAACTGCGCTCAGGCAAGAGCCATCGAAAACGAATGTTATGTCGCCATCGCTGGAAGCGTAGGAAACTTGCCGAAAGTACACAACATGGATATTCAATATGCTCAATCCATGGTTTTTACCCCCTGCGATTTTTCGTTTCCTACTAATGGAATAAAAGCGGAAGCTACCCCCAATACCGAAATGATTTTAATTGCTGATGTGGATATTGATATGTTACGGGAATTAAATCAATTTGGAAGTGTTCGAAATTTAAAAGACAGAAGAACGGATATTTATTCAATAATACGTAAAAACGAGGTCAAAGAGAAGCAATAAGGGTGCCGACACGCTGCGA contains:
- a CDS encoding AMP nucleosidase produces the protein MKSKEEIVENWLPRYTGTPLEVFGEYILLTNFINYVQMFADKYGVEVYGRDRAMQTATADNITIINFGMGSAMAATVMDLLSAINPKAVLFLGKCGGLKKTQIGDLVLPIAAIRGEGTSNDYMRPEIPALPSFRLQRAVSSMIKKHELDYWTGTVYTTNRRIWEHDETFKEYLREIRAMAIDMETATIFTVGFVNQIPHGALLLVSDNPLVPEGVKTEESDKKVTSQFVNRHLQLGIDSLVELASSGESVKHLRFE
- a CDS encoding carbon-nitrogen hydrolase family protein produces the protein METNKDLKSIGNIELVFLKPEDYQEIKEMMIETYSSMPNAYWKEHHIKTLITIFHEGQVGIRVDNELAGCALSIIVDYEKVDSKHTYKAITGNYSFKTHTNEGDVLYGIDVFIKPKFRGLRLGRRLYDYRKELCEKLNLKGIVFGGRIPNYHNYSAAISPKEYIDKVRNKEIHDPVLNFQLSNDFHPARILQGYLEGDKDSNEYAVLLEWDNVYYEKITDQAAFKKSIIRLGLIQWQMRLYNNFEELMQQAEYFVDAVSGYRSDFALFPEFFNAPLMSDYNHLSEPKAIRKLAEYTERIVNRFSELAISYNINIITGSMPEVVDNHLYNVGYLCKRDGGIERFEKLHVTPDEAKIWGMQGGNTIKTFDTDCGKIGILICYDVEFPELSRILAEEGMHILFVPFLTDTQNGYSRVRNCAQARAIENECYVAIAGSVGNLPKVHNMDIQYAQSMVFTPCDFSFPTNGIKAEATPNTEMILIADVDIDMLRELNQFGSVRNLKDRRTDIYSIIRKNEVKEKQ